In the genome of Penaeus vannamei isolate JL-2024 chromosome 26, ASM4276789v1, whole genome shotgun sequence, one region contains:
- the LOC138866708 gene encoding neurotrophin 1-like has product MDMRSAILLSLVAVTMADTTAHVSSHVNYGVSYRPQPSYHSQPSYETHPAVPACAENTTKTWCLEDAEYPTYEVRHAVDYHFSKVIDLYADVAELNTELSVERPNTLEEETYLCPSETAYVKPLRAQNTESKWRVIVNNIEAHYQTFTQTTRIEECLTSGDTCPLVPDCYESKCLQKSIYHRFLVYDPYDQYFPFAIETFKLPASCACLMGAYTIDH; this is encoded by the exons ATGGATATGAGATCCGCT ATCCTTCTATCCCTTGTGGCTGTAACTATGGCTGATACTACTGCCCATGTTAGTTCTCATGTGAACTACGGAGTCTCATATCGCCCGCAGCCATCGTATCATTCGCAGCCTTCCTATGAGACCCATCCCGCCGTTCCCGCATGCGCTGAGAACACTACGAAAACCTGGTGTTTGGAAGACGCTGAATATCCAACCTACGAAGTCAGACACGCAGTGGACTATCATTTCTCTAAGGTAATCGATCTCTACGCCGACGTAGCTGAACTGAACACCGAGTTATCTGTCGAAAGACCAAATACCTTAGAAGAAGAAACTTACTTGTGCCCCTCAGAAACAGCTTATGTAAAGCCTCTTCGTGCCCAAAATACCGAGAGTAAATGGCGCGTCATTGTTAACAACATCGAGGCACATTATCAGACATTTACTCAAACTACCCGAATCGAAGAGTGCCTAACTTCTGGCGATACATGTCCTCTGGTGCCTGACTGCTATGAGTCCAAGTGCCTGCAGAAGTCAATCTACCACCGTTTCCTTGTCTACGACCCCTATGATCAGTACTTCCCATTCGCCATCGAGACATTCAAGCTTCCCGCCAGTTGTGCTTGCCTGATGGGTGCATACACAATCGATCATTAA